A genomic segment from Petrotoga sp. 9PWA.NaAc.5.4 encodes:
- a CDS encoding cupin domain-containing protein produces the protein MEQIKAIIGKAKEVKPLIINNEITKNVEKRILIGKSNLGAPNFVMRLFTVKPGGHSPKHSHRWEHEIFIVKGKAEVYDGEKYNLVEEGSYVYIPPYVEHQLKNAGNEDLEFICVIPTSADEE, from the coding sequence ATGGAACAAATAAAAGCCATAATTGGAAAAGCAAAAGAAGTTAAACCATTAATAATAAATAACGAAATAACTAAGAATGTAGAAAAAAGAATACTGATTGGAAAAAGTAATCTTGGAGCTCCAAATTTTGTGATGAGACTTTTTACAGTAAAGCCTGGTGGGCATTCACCTAAGCATTCCCATAGATGGGAACATGAAATCTTTATAGTAAAAGGAAAAGCTGAAGTATATGATGGAGAAAAATATAATTTAGTAGAAGAAGGAAGTTATGTTTATATACCACCTTATGTTGAACATCAACTAAAAAATGCAGGTAATGAAGACTTAGAGTTTATATGTGTAATTCCAACTTCTGCAGATGAAGAGTAA